A section of the Rhizobium sp. BG4 genome encodes:
- the tolQ gene encoding protein TolQ, translating to MEQAGLAAATADVSLWSLFMQAGIVVKLVMLGLLAASVWTWAIVIDKYLAYGRARRQFDKFEQVFWSGQSLEELYRTLSERNNTGLAAIFVAAMREWKKSFERGARSPIGLQMRIDRAMDVTLSRESEGLSARLGSLATIGSAGPFIGLFGTVVGIMTSFQAIAGSKSTNLAVVAPGIAEALLATAIGLVAAIPAVIAYNKFSADAGKLSARMEGFADEFSAILSRQIDEKLQPRQAAQ from the coding sequence TGGAACAAGCAGGATTGGCAGCAGCAACGGCCGACGTCAGCCTCTGGTCGCTGTTCATGCAGGCAGGCATCGTCGTAAAACTGGTCATGCTCGGGCTGCTGGCAGCCTCGGTCTGGACCTGGGCGATCGTCATCGACAAATATCTGGCCTATGGCCGCGCCCGCCGCCAGTTCGACAAGTTCGAACAGGTGTTCTGGTCGGGCCAGTCGCTGGAAGAGCTCTACAGGACGCTGTCCGAGCGCAACAATACCGGTCTTGCGGCGATCTTCGTTGCGGCCATGCGCGAGTGGAAGAAGTCCTTCGAGCGCGGCGCCCGGTCGCCGATCGGTCTGCAGATGCGTATCGACCGCGCCATGGACGTGACGCTGTCGCGTGAATCCGAAGGCCTCTCGGCCCGTCTCGGTTCGCTGGCGACGATCGGCTCGGCCGGTCCGTTCATCGGTCTGTTCGGTACCGTCGTCGGTATCATGACCTCGTTCCAGGCTATCGCCGGTTCGAAATCCACCAATCTCGCGGTCGTCGCTCCCGGTATCGCCGAAGCGCTTCTCGCAACCGCCATCGGCCTCGTTGCCGCTATTCCGGCGGTTATCGCCTACAACAAGTTCTCCGCGGATGCCGGCAAGCTCTCGGCGCGCATGGAAGGCTTTGCGGATGAATTCT